A single genomic interval of Littorina saxatilis isolate snail1 linkage group LG17, US_GU_Lsax_2.0, whole genome shotgun sequence harbors:
- the LOC138952343 gene encoding adenosine receptor A3-like, whose protein sequence is MNASPTASNLLVNRTTTTAAVPGAYNSTEDNHHSISYYGIVVYLVFECLIGVASVCTNSMVLLAMLKERKLRTITNYFVGSLAAADVLVGIINIPVAILTTLGLPKNFTLCVLMNCIHVQVALISVLNLLSVALDRFCAIRVPFYYRNVMSAARARRLAGIMWLFAIFIGMIPLFGWNNGEHTFKYCSFDDVISLEYMVYLILFAVTLPSFVVMVLCYVYIFCVVRSTKKAIMQIMVLHGRERTMKTILDNFRGDKGILMVIFVFMICWMPFHVAHCLMLWGGSHSVPLGVYLVSIALSHCNSFVNPFLFAFGKSQFKVTIKSILCGASTTIESKGVRSEPHSVEADRPMPFVRHLLVLGVSITLSSNSSVSVALFEDVVEDIRQHPFSGPNRERMKTTAIYFQPNGTEILARDIREHPSSRLTPQLRPPPSPVMSLNTDSRSISRYQTSSSTKSLWQWLRIPKHPSSKPTQELKPTTSIASPPPLLNNTCRSTTIVAAVVSVPNDVENA, encoded by the coding sequence ATGAACGCTTCACCGACAGCGTCGAACTTGCTGGTTAACAGAACCACAACTACTGCTGCAGTTCCTGGAGCGTACAACAGTACTGAAGACAACCACCACAGCATCAGCTACTATGGTATCGTCGTGTACTTAGTGTTCGAGTGTCTGATTGGCGTCGCGTCCGTGTGCACCAACTCCATGGTGCTGCTGGCCATGCTGAAGGAGCGCAAGCTGCGCACCATCACCAACTACTTCGTGGGCAGCCTGGCCGCCGCCGACGTGCTGGTGGGGATCATAAACATTCCCGTAGCCATACTGACCACGCTGGGCCTGCCCAAAAACTTCACGCTGTGCGTGCTGATGAACTGCATCCACGTGCAGGTGGCCCTCATCTCCGTGCTCAATCTTCTGAGCGTAGCCCTCGATCGCTTCTGCGCCATCCGCGTACCCTTCTACTACCGCAACGTTATGTCGGCGGCCCGGGCACGCCGCCTGGCGGGCATCATGTGGCTTTTTGCCATCTTCATCGGGATGATTCCGCTCTTcggctggaacaacggtgagcACACCTTCAAGTACTGCAGCTTCGACGATGTCATTTCCCTGGAGTACATGGTCTACCTGATTCTTTTTGCCGTCACACTGCCCTCCTTCGTCGTGATGGTCTTGTGCTACGTGTACATCTTCTGCGTGGTGCGCTCAACCAAGAAAGCCATTATGCAAATTATGGTGCTGCACGGCAGGGAGCGAACCATGAAGACCATCTTGGATAACTTCCGCGGAGACAAGGGCATCCTGATGGTTATCTTCGTCTTCATGATCTGCTGGATGCCCTTCCATGTTGCCCACTGCCTGATGCTGTGGGGCGGATCTCATAGCGTGCCGCTCGGCGTCTACCTTGTAAGCATCGCCCTCAGCCACTGCAACTCCTTCGTTAACCCTTTCCTCTTCGCCTTCGGCAAGAGCCAGTTCAAAGTGACAATCAAGAGCATACTGTGCGGGGCTAGCACCACGATTGAATCGAAGGGGGTGAGGTCAGAGCCACACAGTGTCGAGGCTGACAGGCCGATGCCCTTTGTGCGACACCTGCTTGTGCTGGGTGTTTCAATAACCCTCAGCTCCAACAGCTCGGTAAGTGTGGCGTTATTTGAGGACGTAGTGGAGGACATCCGCCAGCATCCATTCTCAGGACCCAACCGAGAACGCATGAAGACGACGGCCATATATTTTCAGCCTAACGGCACGGAGATTCTTGCGCGGGATATCCGCGAGCATCCATCCTCAAGACTCACCCCACAACTAAGGCCGCCGCCGTCCCCAGTGATGTCGCTCAACACCGACAGCCGCTCCATAAGTCGCTACCAAACCTCCAGCAGCACGAAGAGTTTGTGGCAGTGGCTGAGAATCCCCAAGCATCCATCCTCAAAACCCACCCAAGAACTCAAGCCAACGACGTCCATAGCATCGCCGCCACCGTTGCTCAACAACACCTGTCGCTCCACAACCATCGTGGCTGCCGTCGTCAGCGTGCCCAACGACGTTGAGAATGCGTAA